GTTCATAGTGTAAACATGTGCAGGACACACATTTCCTCTCAAGAGCATCTCACATCTGCGTTTTAGTCGTCTTCTTtagtttatactgtatatttagttCATTTAgtttacttcatttttattattagatgTGTTTCCTTTAACTACTTCAATTATTGCAtcagtaattatttttttagggtTTAAGGTGCTGTTAGGCTAAACttgtttttgtaataatgtatgtttataatattgcatatttaaaatgcaatgtaGTATGTTATCAATAATAAACACTTCATCATATCATCATATCTTCTGTCATAAtttctcatttgttttatttacaaaggggccaataaatgaataattgacTATAATATGCTATATGTTTTCATAAATGTGACtaatttcatataatatttgtTCTTTGTGTATGATTGTTGCattgcagtctgtgtgggtttCCTGGAACGGTTTTACCAGACGCTACAAGACAACGACGTCAAGTTCAACAGTGACTCCATCGAAAAAGCTCTTCTAATATCTTGCAAAGAGGCCAAAGGAAAAGAAAACCGATTTGTAAGTGTGTGTTTGAAAgtacagttcacccaaaaatgaaaatttgctgaaaatttactcaccctcaggtcattgaagatgtaggtgagtttgtttcttcatcagatttggagaattgTTGCATTACATCTCTTGCTCACCtgtgaatcctctgcagtgaatgggtgccgtcagaataagagtccaaacagctgataaaaacatcacaataatccacatcaATTCAGTTTATAAGatacaaatccattattaaggcATTGTAACTTCAAACcttcacttctggccaaaatactaCTATCAATAATAAcgtttcctccagtgaaaaattcCATCTCCGGTTGTCCTCACATCAAATCCCACCAACATACTTGATTACAGCTGTTTTGGAAGGTTTTCACttataaacagtgcttgatctatgcatatttctcttctgattcagatgagacaagACAAGTATTTAGCctaaagcaacattttgaggttaaaaacgtcttaataatcgatttgtttcttacaacatgcagcttttcaattctcaagacattaactgatggactggagtggtgtggatcaCTTGTGGAttaatgcaatgtttttatcagctgtttggactctcattctgacggcacccattcactgcagagtttccattggtgaacaagtgacgtaatactacatttctccaaatctgatgaagaaacaaactcatctacatttttgATGGCCTGAGATAGagttcagcaaattttcattgtCAGCTGAAATATTCCTTTATATCTTCCATAACTGTTGCTTGTTTATActtacttttaatgttttttttgtgtatgtgcAGTGTTATTATATAGGGGCAACAAGTGATGCAGCAACAAAAATAATCAATGAAGTTTCCAAACCGATGAGTTACCATGTGCCAGTGGAAAAGATTTGTGAAAAGCTCAAAAAGAAGGACAGTCAAATCTGTGAACTGAAATATGGTAAGTTGAAAAGTTTGTttgcatagaaaaaaaaagtttctactGATTAATTTATTGCATCTGTCTAGTGGTTGACCAATATGAATGTATAACCATATTCAACCCTATTCAAATATTATATCCATTGTTCTGTTTGTTTAAGCATCCTGCTCAGCTCAAGATGACTAATTAATCGCTCGAGTTGATATATTGAGTTATATCCATTAAAtggaatttaatttttttacatttattttttaatgtattattattattattattattattatttattattattatttattttttaagtggtttagtttttaaataaaatgtggtGGATCAATGACAGAACTGCAAgccattgttattattattatttttttcattttctagaTAAACAAGTTGACTTGAGTTCCGTCGACCTAAAGAAGTTGAAAGTGAGAGACCTGAAGAAAATTTTGGAGGAATGGGGCGAATCCTGCAAAGGATGTGTGGAGAAATCCGACTTCATCCGCAAGATCAATGAGCTAATGCCCAAGTATGCGCCCAATGCAGCCAAGGCACGGACAGATCTGTAAACTCGCAGGGAATTATGGGACCAAGGCAGCGGCCAAAGGCATTTAGGGTGGAAGATTTGCGCTGTGCAGCCGACAGACCACCTAACAGTGGGGTTTGCATTGTGTTGTCATTTTACCATGTACTCCAGGGGTAAACATCAAGAAaccaaataaatgcacttccataAAAATACAACCTTTAATTTATAACTTGCATTGTGTTAGTTCTGACTAATATCCAACACAACTTGTGTTTGCCTCCTGATGTTATGGGAAACATGTTTGACACACTTTGCCTagtttgattttcattttctattcttttttTGAGGGTATAGACTTCCTTAGTTGGCACATTATATGACATATAATGAATGAAAGTCTCATCTTCAAAATGTGTGGGTCAGTTTGAGTGGACTTTgctgtaaaatgtttaatacaGTTATACGGTCTTTTTcattaaaagaagaaaagaaatcGGTCTTGTcctttttttacagtttattatttttctgttgtatttaacattttatctgTTTCATCTTGGTCACTTTTTGTAAAATTTCCTTCAGGGAATTAGAATTCATTTAACCACCAAAATACCtatttaccatggtaatgaaATGATTTATATGGTTATGCAATAgtctttgcattttatttatatatcacGTTACAGCTTTTGGTACATTAAAGTTTATGCACAGAAATTGGATTGTCATATGAAATTCATATTTTCTTATTCATTATAGTTGTGTAATATGATAGTGATACATGTATTGGCTGTGTCAAAATTGATTTTCCACAACTATAATAACGTAACGCGATGCGTTCTGACGTCAGCAGAGGCTCCTCCCACTCGCGGAGCGCGCACATTCCTTTTGTCCAAGATGGCGGAATAGATGCAGCTGAGAGGACGCTAATGTTTGccgttttatttttatctgcGAAATTCAACACCCAGGCGAACGCTTTCCGGTGCAAACGTTAGTTAAGACCCTCCTCACGGATGTGCAAAATCTCCCGGAGCCGTGAGATTTCACCTCGGagctgattttatattttttgcgGCGGGAGCATCACTGTAAAATGAAGCGGCAGGCCGAGCGCGACGCGAGTCCGTCTAGAACGCTCGCCAAACGCGTCCGCGAGCGGGACCGAGAGCGCGAACCGAACCCGCCGCTCGCGCTACTGCTCGCCGAGAGCCGAGCTTATCACAAACGAAGCCGCAGCCGAGAGCGGGAAAAACCGCGCGTccgtgaggagagagagagtctgCATCACCGCCCGCATAATGAACTGGGTCTGCTGGGTCGAGCCCCTCTCCGAACCACATCAGTCCTGCCTAAAGGTAAGACCCCATCCGCAGACACGGTGGGTGCGCGACTAGAATACAAGACACTACTTATCAGCAATCTTGGATCACAGCTTTCTGATGAACATGTAGAGGACGGACTGTTTCATGAGTTTAAAAAGTTCGGGGATGTGAGCGTCAAGCTGTCTCACACGCCAGAACTGGGTCGCATTGCCTATGTCAACTTCAGACACACGGAAAACGCGCGGGAAGCGCGTCATGCTAAAACCAGATTGGTGCTATATGATCGTCCACTCAAAGTTGAACCCATGTATATGCGGCGTCGCAGCGTCACGCCTCCAGATGTGAGTTATGTATCTCTGCATAGTGCTGCTTACACTTACAGGCAGAGGTCTCTTTCACCGGGTGCTGGGAGTAGTGCCCTTCGAGATATGAGACCTAGGCATTACGTTGAAGGTATGGGACTCAGCAGGGACCGTGTTTTGGACTATTATAGTGCATTGGAGGAGAGAAGCCGTGCATATGCGTATCAGCTTCCCGAGGAGGACTTAAAACCAGAGGACGATCAGAGAGCCACAAGGAATTTGTTCATTGGCAACTTGGATCATAACATTTCTGAAGTGGAACTACGACAAGGATTTGACAAGTATGGAATTATTGAGGAAGTTGTTATTAAGCGGCCCGCTCGTGGACAAGGAGGTGCTTATGCTTTTCTTAAATTTCAAAACTTGGATATGGCTCACCGGGCCAAAGTGGCCATGCAGGGACGTATGATTAACGGCAACCCGATTAAGATCGGGTACGGGAAGGCCAATCCGACGACTCGGCTCTGGGTGGGTGGACTTGGCCCGAATACCTCACTAGCAGCATTAGCCCGTGAGTTTGATCGCTTTGGGAGTATTCGCACCATAGACTATGTGAAAGGAGATAATTTTGCTTACATTCATTACGAGAGCCTGGATGCAGCCCAGGCTGCTTGTGCGCAAATGCGCGGCTTCCCTCTGGGCGGTCCGAATCGCAGGCTGCGTGTGGATTTTGCTAAAGCTGAGGAGACGAGGGCGTACCCTCAACAATACCAGCCGCCTTTGCTCCCGCCTCCACATTACGATCTTCTAGCTGATGGTTACAGTCGTCATCACAGCCTGGAGCGAGAACTGAGAGCGAGGGCTCGCTCACCCTCACACCCCCTGTTCGCGGAGCGAGAAAGAGAACGCCTTTCGGACCGGGAATGGAGTCCGCCGAAAGGAATTGAGCGGCGAGCAAACCCGGAGGCGTTTGGGCGGGTCAGGCAGCGCAGCCGCAGTCGTAGCCGCAGCAGGGAGCGCTGGGTAAAGGAACGAGAGCTAGAACGTGGAAAAAACTGGGAGGAGCGGCGCAAGCGAAGGAGCCTCAGTCCCATCGACCGTCCTGCCGAGGAACGCGGGAGGTCAAAGCTTAGAGGCGGAGCACCGTCTACTCCCGAAGACAGCCCGGATAGGGGTCGCGGCCGTCTTCCAGACTCCACTTCGGAACCTCTTGATCACACCCCTGACATCAGCAGACACTCCAGTGACGAACGTCCTGTGCAGGACGAACCTTTGCATCCGAGGAAGGAGGAGCGCGATCGCAATCACCGCAAAAGCGAGAGCGACCCTGACTCGCAGACGGAGAAGTCCAAAACAGACTCCAAAAAGCCCAGCACGCTCTCCGAATACGCCCAGACGTTGAGTCGCGTGTGGCACGGTTCTCTTGTTCTTAAAAACAGCTGCTTCCCCACAAACATGCACATGCTTGAGGGGGGCGTGAACTTTCTCCACGCCCTCATGAAAGACAACCAAGCAGGTGGTTCCAAGATCACGCAGCTTAAAATCGCTCAGCGGCTGAGGTTGGATCAGCCCAAACTGGACGAGGTGACGCGACGCATCAAGCTAGGCAGCCCGGATGGTTACGCTGTCCTCCTCGCCGTCCAGGGGCCCATGGACCGCGACGCCCCTCCTCCAGAACCGGGCCTTCAACAGCGCCTTCTCCGCAACCTGGTGACGTACCTCAGGAACAAGCAGGCAGCAGGGGTCATCGGCTTGCCTCTCGGCGGCCCCAAAGAACGAGAGATGGGGGGCATGTTGTACGCCTTTCCTCCATGTGACTTCTCGCAGCAGTATCTCCAGGCTGCTCTGAAAACTCTTGGGAAACTTGAGGAGGACCACTTGGTCATCGTGGTTGTTAGAGATTCACCTTAACACTTTAATTCTAACTCTAGAACGTTCCACACAAATTGTATGCCTTTTATGATTTTAGGATGGATGTACGTTTTTACTTTAATACTCCACACTTGATCAGCATTTCCTTAAAACGTTTTGGAAATCGGATAGCATCCCCAGAGAAGTTGTTTTATAAATTTGCAAATGAGTTTCCCACCAAGGGGTTTTAAATTTCTCTCAGCAGTGTTCAAAATTTTCCgttttattctatttaaaaatgttttatataattgCATGCACAAGCAATTTGACTGAAGTACCCTTCCGGTGGTTCGCTATAATGGGCATAAAACATACTGGACCTCATTTTTAAAACTCAAATTTGTGTGAATTGTTCGCAAATCCATTTGTCATTGAACTGCCGCATTCAGTATGCTCATTAAGGTCTGTTGACCAAAATTCAAGTGTAATAATTTGTTAGTGGCGTTTTACTCCGTAACACATCCAGTAGCGGTTCTTCCCTCCCATATTACATCCGCTGTCCGTTTCACAAACCctagatgttttgtttctcaGAAATAAAACAGTACTTGGCTTGGCAGTATGTTCAGTTCAGGTGAGGCGTTTGTGACGGCATCTACCTCTTTAACCATATAACACATCAGGTATCCTTGAAAAAATGAAGTTAGTCTTTGAGCCCactgcatttttattgtattttgttacaaatatgCACCTGCAGCACTAACAGAAAGGTCATGTGACCATACGAGTACTGTACCGATCCAGACACACTAATGTTTGTACATGTTACGAACACTGCGGTTTAAGCTTGTGTGACTGTTTGTTTGTACGCAGGAATGTCTTCTTAAGCCTTAGCTGTTTTTCAACTGCCCTCCACTGAATGACTATTTGCCAAGTCATTTTAACCCATTGAGCCAACACATTTTAAACAAGTGCTACTCTAAAATGTCCAGTGATTTGAAACTCATAATAATGTATGAACCACAAACAAGTGTTATTTTCAGATTTAGTTGATAATGATGGGGTTTGAAAGTCTACCCTCCAACACTACAAACCTTTGCACTGAACGGTAATTTtccattgtttatttttaatcatgttgttgttgttttacccTTCTTTTATCACTCCTtttttgtaatactttttttttttttttttatagaaatctgTATGCAAAACATGTATGGCGTATAAAAAAGTAAACCTTTCATGTGCTTGTTTTTAAATCGTACCTCCGTCATTATTTGCAAAACCGCATTGAATGTTCAGTCAAGATTTTGTATCGCCGAGCATAAATCCTGTCTCCATAGTTACCTTTCCATCTCAGTCCTGCCTACAAAAAAGTTGAAGGTTAAAGTGGTAACCAGGCAACCACatccatcattaaaaaaaaaaagattccagAGTTCAAATGAGGCTTGACTGTGAAGTAGCTTAGAGTAACCACTAGGTGGCAGTGTGGTCAAAGAAAAACAACCTAACTCAACATATGAAACCAGAGAGTTCCTGCTGTGCAAGTGGGAAGTTGCTTGAGGGAAAACAGTCAGTGCAGTGCATATTAAACGCTTGCTGAGACATTGTTGCTGCATTTAACCGACTTGAAAGCAGTCTTCATTTAGTTTCGCCCTATGCCAGTATGCAAATGAGGTAGTTTGCATGTGGTATTTATGCTGTTTAATATATAGACCTACATGACGCTGGAAGATTAACCAGCCTTATTGTTTTCAGAAGcttgttaattatttataatgcacTGTACTTGAGACTAACACTTAATTAGCTCATTTCTCAATGTCAGAAAGAGAGAATCTAAACTGATCAATCCACAGCAGTCCTGTCTGTCAAATCCTGACAGATCTCCCAATGCTTTCCCAACTATCTGTGCAGAACGGCTTTAGAGTTACTTAATTGACTGGACTGCCTGTTCTCAAGGTGACAGGTAATTCCTAGAAATTGCCCATTTATAAAGGTTTTTGTGTTTGCACTTATCAACAACTGGTGTAATCTGAGAAGTCTGCTGATATCTGCTGTTGGAGAACTGAGATATGTAAACTCTGAGTAAATATGTGGTGACCTGAATCAATTTATATTTGACTGCTAGTTATGGTTTTGGCTTGAAGTTTAATTATGACTTATCAAATGTCCCTTCCGGTGGTTCGCTATAATGGGCGTAAAACATACTGGACCTCATTTTTAAAACTCAAATTTGTGGGAATTGTTTGCAAATCTATTTGTCATTGAACTGTCACATTCAATATGCTCATTAAGGTCTGTTGACCAAAGTTCaagtataataatttattagtgGCTTTTTAATCcgtaacaaataaaaaaatggttctttccTCCCATATTACATCCGCTGTCCGTTAAAAACCctagatgttttattttgtctttcagAAATAAAACGGTACTTGACAGCGCAAGTACATACAGGCGGTATGTTCAATTCAGGTGAGGCGCTTGTCATGAAATTCTAACAGATGTATTTGAAATTCATCATTTGAAGTTATCATATTATTAAATGGTAAACAggtaatgtacatttaaatatgatataaaatataaatatatgtttgtgtgtgtgtatataatataatatatatatataattctgatgatgataatattattactattattatacagtcatggccaaaaatattggcacccttggtaaatatgatcaaagaaggctgtgaaaattaatctgcattgttaatccttttgatcttttatttggaaaaaaatcacaaatctaacctttcattggataataagaatttaaaatgggaaatTTCgttatgaaattttattttatttttttctcaaatacaggttggacaattattggcacccctagaaattcttatgagtaaaatatctctgaagtgtattcccattcatattcacaattttgagcactgcagggtgattatgaacatgaaattatccagccatggcttcctgtttcacagaaatataaataggagggaaaacaaagcccaaattcccttaatcatccatcacaatgagaaaaaacaaataatatatttctgatgtgcagcaaaagataattgagtttcacaaattagtgaagtggctttaagaaaagagctagagcagtgaaaattcccatttccaccatcggGGCAATAGTTAAGAATTtacaatcaacagaaaatgttacgaaactgcctggaagaggacgtgtgtctatatcatcctaatgcacagtgagaaggacagtttgagtggctaaagactctccaaggaccacagctggagaattgcagaaaatagttgagccTCAGgctcagaaaaccttaaaaagaaataaaataaattgtcaaacagcacctacatcatcacatgttgtttgggagggtttcaagaaaaattctcctcgctcatccaaaaacaaactccagcatattcagttatcagacacgactggaccttcaaatgggactggcttctatggtcagatgaaactaaaaatgatctttttagcagcaaacactcaagatgggtttggtgaacacagggataaaaaagtaccccatgtgtacaatgaaatatactgctgtatttttgatgatgtggtcctatatttctgctggaggtcctggacatcttgtttagacacatggcatcatggattctatcgaataccaacagataaaaaatcaataagtgactaactctgttagaaatcttataatgggccatgtttggatcttccaaccgtacaataatccaaacacaaacctcaaaaacaacacaaaaatgggtcactgagcacaaaaccaagcttctgctggctattccagtcctctgacctgaaccctgtagaaaatgagtgaactgaagagaagaagcaccaacat
The sequence above is a segment of the Onychostoma macrolepis isolate SWU-2019 chromosome 22, ASM1243209v1, whole genome shotgun sequence genome. Coding sequences within it:
- the manf gene encoding mesencephalic astrocyte-derived neurotrophic factor — protein: MIYLSGLSVALALALVPSCTEALKDGECEVCVGFLERFYQTLQDNDVKFNSDSIEKALLISCKEAKGKENRFCYYIGATSDAATKIINEVSKPMSYHVPVEKICEKLKKKDSQICELKYDKQVDLSSVDLKKLKVRDLKKILEEWGESCKGCVEKSDFIRKINELMPKYAPNAAKARTDL
- the rbm15b gene encoding putative RNA-binding protein 15B; translation: MKRQAERDASPSRTLAKRVRERDREREPNPPLALLLAESRAYHKRSRSREREKPRVREERESLHHRPHNELGLLGRAPLRTTSVLPKGKTPSADTVGARLEYKTLLISNLGSQLSDEHVEDGLFHEFKKFGDVSVKLSHTPELGRIAYVNFRHTENAREARHAKTRLVLYDRPLKVEPMYMRRRSVTPPDVSYVSLHSAAYTYRQRSLSPGAGSSALRDMRPRHYVEGMGLSRDRVLDYYSALEERSRAYAYQLPEEDLKPEDDQRATRNLFIGNLDHNISEVELRQGFDKYGIIEEVVIKRPARGQGGAYAFLKFQNLDMAHRAKVAMQGRMINGNPIKIGYGKANPTTRLWVGGLGPNTSLAALAREFDRFGSIRTIDYVKGDNFAYIHYESLDAAQAACAQMRGFPLGGPNRRLRVDFAKAEETRAYPQQYQPPLLPPPHYDLLADGYSRHHSLERELRARARSPSHPLFAERERERLSDREWSPPKGIERRANPEAFGRVRQRSRSRSRSRERWVKERELERGKNWEERRKRRSLSPIDRPAEERGRSKLRGGAPSTPEDSPDRGRGRLPDSTSEPLDHTPDISRHSSDERPVQDEPLHPRKEERDRNHRKSESDPDSQTEKSKTDSKKPSTLSEYAQTLSRVWHGSLVLKNSCFPTNMHMLEGGVNFLHALMKDNQAGGSKITQLKIAQRLRLDQPKLDEVTRRIKLGSPDGYAVLLAVQGPMDRDAPPPEPGLQQRLLRNLVTYLRNKQAAGVIGLPLGGPKEREMGGMLYAFPPCDFSQQYLQAALKTLGKLEEDHLVIVVVRDSP